The Alphaproteobacteria bacterium genome includes a region encoding these proteins:
- a CDS encoding fumarylacetoacetate hydrolase family protein, with translation MADLAARLVAARRGGDTVTLAPGELPDDMAAAQAVQDRVWTLLDERCGGWKIGGTSQESQQRLGTSEPGAAKIPAGGFFPNYANMPVHPAHSPAIECEFALRLGRDLPPRATDYSDAEVAAAVSALAPAIEVAGTRFQGAIGEVLSRATLTADSGFGMHIVTGTFRDNWRDFDLAGHTMRLSVNGTERGAGTGARVMGNPFRALVWLANRQRTRDGLKAGEIVSTGSCTKIYPVQPGDTAHADFGTLGVVAVTFVGA, from the coding sequence GCGCGGCGGCGATACGGTAACGCTGGCGCCGGGGGAACTGCCGGACGACATGGCGGCGGCGCAGGCGGTGCAGGACCGGGTCTGGACCCTGCTGGACGAACGCTGCGGCGGCTGGAAGATCGGCGGCACCAGCCAGGAATCGCAGCAGCGGCTGGGCACCAGCGAACCGGGCGCGGCGAAAATCCCCGCCGGCGGCTTCTTCCCCAACTACGCCAACATGCCGGTGCACCCGGCGCACAGCCCCGCCATCGAATGCGAATTCGCCCTGCGGCTGGGCAGGGACCTGCCGCCGCGCGCGACCGATTACAGCGACGCGGAGGTCGCGGCGGCGGTATCCGCCCTCGCGCCGGCCATCGAGGTCGCGGGCACAAGGTTCCAGGGCGCCATCGGCGAGGTGCTGTCCCGCGCGACGCTGACCGCCGACAGCGGCTTCGGCATGCATATCGTCACCGGCACGTTCCGCGACAACTGGCGGGATTTCGATCTGGCCGGCCACACGATGCGCCTGTCGGTGAACGGGACCGAACGCGGCGCCGGCACGGGGGCCCGCGTCATGGGCAACCCGTTCCGCGCGCTGGTCTGGCTCGCCAACCGGCAGCGGACCCGGGACGGGCTGAAGGCGGGGGAGATCGTCTCGACCGGCAGCTGCACGAAGATCTACCCGGTGCAGCCGGGCGACACGGCCCATGCGGATTTCGGGACGCTGGGGGTGGTGGCGGTGACGTTTGTGGGGGCGTGA